Below is a genomic region from Fusarium oxysporum Fo47 chromosome XI, complete sequence.
GCAAATGGCGCCCACAAGTTGTAGGTGCGTGATTGATCGCGACTTCAAAGCAGTTGATAGCAATTTCTCAATAAAGGATGATGAATCCATGGCAATGACGGCATGAGAGAATAGGTTCAGTGTTGTGTGGCGTTTGCAGAAACAGCTGTTTGTGCTTGCACCCTCGTCGAGTAGCCAATTGACGATTACGGGTTTCTGAGCTCTTATAGCGGTGAAGATAGGTGGACAGGAGTGACAACTTGGCAAAGGCTGGTTAATCAAACACCCTTGACTGACAGCAATTTTGCACTGCTCAAGATTGCCATTCATAATGGAATCTTCAAATACTCGTCTTCGCGCAAGCTTTAGTCCTTCATTGGATGTCAAATCCTTTATCATATCTCCTGTGGCTGCAACCTGGCCTCGGGGAAGGGGAGAGCCTGACGCTAGTAACAACGAGGCAAGCTCGTTGAAACCAGTCTCCAGCGCATAATCGACTGCAAGCTTCCCTTCATGATCTTGAGCAGAGAGATTTATCCCCTGATCTAACAACATCAGACAGCAAGCCATAGACCCCCTCATCGCTGCATAGTGAAGCACAGTTCTTCCGTAGGGAGTGCTGATATTGATATCAAAGAAGTGATTGTCGAAGAAGTATGATAGGAAATCCGGTAAGTCAGCTGAAAAGTGTAGTAAACTGACTTCGTGGTCAAGTATCTGTTTCCTTGTCTTTGCCTCGTCCGTGCTTGTCCATGTGGCACATGGAGCAAGCTGCCATTGGGAAGTACTAGAAGACTTTTCGACTATCCACTTGAGTATATCAAGCTGGCGGTTGGTGATGGCCCATTGGGGGATTCCCCAGCCATGAGAGTCAACAGCAAAGGGGTCGTGTCCAATATCCGATAGGCACTTTACCAGTGATAAGTCGTTTTGTTTTGCAGCCTCAATGATCAAGGGTGTTGCAGGGGCGATAGTTGAGTGAACTAGTCCCTTTTCGTCTAGTGCTTTGATCAGGGATGTCTTATCTAGGCTTGAGCCTTTGACAACCAGCTCGAGTGGGCTTTGGCCAGTCAGGCCAACAGCGTTGATACTTTGAGAAGTAACATTCTCCAGAATGGCCTTGAATGTTTCGATATTTGCTTCCCCACACGCTGTCTCAAATAGTGACGTTGGGCTGCTTGACATATCCTCAGGGACCCGTCGATGAAGGTCAACACCGAGATCAATGAGCTTAACTATAACTTCTGGACTGGCCCTCGACATAGCTaagttgaagaaaaggtaGCTATCGTCGACAGCCTGAAGCGAAATATTAAATTTTGAAGAGTCCATGACTTGAGATAAAAGAGCGAGAATCGATGTTGAGCAGAAATGATATCTTGTCCAATACTTCAGGGATCCGAATAGTGGAACTAAGCCAGATATCTTCCTTGTACTCTCATACGAAGAAAGAACGCCGTGATTGAAGAGTGTTGCCAGATCTCTAgagaaataataatagcaTTCACCGGGGACGAAGATATCAACTTTGCAGCAGATCTCCTCCACCCCCAGGCCAGCACAAACAAGTTGCCAGGCGTGCTTCACTTCCCCAGCGTTTGAAAACTCATGGTCCTTTGGGATGAGAATCTTCAGCATTTCGGGATCCAAGGGTATCGTCTTGTCCAAATTTTCAGGAACGTTGTGGGCGAGCCAGCGCTCGAAGAACAGTTGGAATGGGAACTTCCCTGCACTGTCAGCGCAAAAGGGATCGTAGAATTCGGTTAAACATCGAGCAAACTCTGGAGTGCATGTAGCATACAGGTGGTGCATAGGCGTTGATTCTGAGCTGGAAATCTCGAAGTCTGCAATTCTCTTATCTCGCAATGCAGTCAAAAGCTCTAAGGAACCAGTGATTGCTACATCCTGCATTGTTGGGCTCTTTGACACGTAGTAATTGGCCTCGCCTGGTAGGATCTCCAATAGCGCCAGCGCTGGCTTGATATGACCTTTGTAAAGGGCAGCAGAGAAGGGTGTTCGACCATCCTTGTCTAAAGTGGCGAGATTCTCCGAGACGTTTCCATCTTCTTTCTGAAGTAAGGTTATGACCTCTTCGTGTCCATTATAGCAGGCCGCGTGCCACGAGGTCTGGCCATTTTCGTCTTTAGATCCGGGATTCACTCCTCGAGAAAGAAGAACTGAGGCTACATCTGCACTGTTTGACTCACAACTGATGTGCAGACAATTCTGTCCAGCAGTACTACAGACATTTGGATCAATGCCAGACTCAAGAAGCATCTCGATtatcttgcccttgttggCCGATGTGCTTCTTGTTGCGGCGCTCAGCAGCTCGAAATCGGTCGGCTTAACAATAGCGCTGCCATAACGTGGATCTGAGATGAGTGTCGACAGTTCTTCGACCAGTCCAAATCTGGAAGCAATCTCAAGTGCTTGCCGGTACTCCAGGTCGCTATAATTGTAAGACGTAGAACTGGGAGCCATGCTCGGCAACTTGAGCCCACGTCCACGAGAGAAAGAGAGCGCAGTCGATGCCAGCGGTTGCCACTGAGGACAAGCTTCTTCCCCAACAGCTAACTTAAGAATAGCCTTGAGCACCAAGTCATCAGATTCACCTTTCCACTCGAAATTTGAAAAGGCCGTGACTGCATCCTCCGGTACGGCAGACGTTGGACGGATGAATTGAAGAAGATAATGGCTGTCCAATGAATCAATGGCATAAGCCATGCAGCTATGGCCCATGATGGGAAATGCAGTATCAGCGCCGTTATCCAGTAGAACATTAATTGTGCGAATCATACAGTCGATAACCTGAGGATCTTTCATCTTTCCACCGAGAAACCCTTCATCTTTCAGAGCGATAGTCATGGCCAATGGGGTAGAGTTATCTCGCACAACATTTACGTCAACGCCACTGTCAATAAGGAACTGACACAACTTGGGGCTTAGTATTAACACCGCGAAGTGAAGGGGGCCGTTGGAAAGTTGATGCATAGTCGACAGTTCGTTCTGTCCCCCAGACAGCACTGTATGAGCCCATGCTCTAAAGTTGCCGGTCTTGTGGATATCGAAGAGGCGCTTGAGAAGTTCCAGAACGGgttcttcttccatgacCTTTAAGTGCATGGGATAGGTACTTGTGCTTCCTTGTACTCCGAGAGGCGTATACGTGGCGAACTTGTAGAACGGGTGCTTTTGATTCCTCTCTTTAGCGTAGGCTTCCTCGACTGTATCAATGATAGTCGGCACCCGATCGAAGTGCGGAAGCAACAGATAGCCAATTGAAGCTTGCACGAATGATTGATAAGCAGTGACTTCAGAGTACTGAAAATCACCAACTTCAGTCCGTTCCAAGTATTCCAAGACGGTAAAGTGGGCAAACTCAAAGTAATTACCATCCAGAGACTTGCGTAGCAGGCAGCCACAGTTACGGGAGATGATTTCTGGTTCGATAATATCGTCGGCTTCAAAGACATCCATACCCTCCTGAAATGAGACTGCTTCGCATAAGCTGGCGATATTCATCTTCGGTGATCCTAGTGCTGTCCACTGGAGAGCTCTTCGAATGCAGTCTTGTGTTTGAGGTGGGCATTGCATGACTCTCTGAAGAACTCGATCATATGTCTCGTTCAGGGTTGGGGGCAGTTCGCTGAGAGCCTTTCTTCGGGCTTTATTATTGGGAAGATTGCAAATATGATCAATCTGACAAGCGACCCATCGAAACCTAGGAAACGACTAATCAGCTCCCCGGACTTCTGAATTCATGAAAGCGACTCACATTCCTTGAGCTCCGTGAACCAAAGCATGGAGTATATCCTTGTAGAGATCGGGATTCGTTCTTTCGATGTTTTTCAGGACTTTACGCCTACTGACTTCTGCAAGCGTGTAGTCTTTCAGGTCTTTCACATGAGCTGAGACCTCAATGTGTTCAAACTCCTCAGAAAGTTGCTCGCggatctcctcctctttgcGGCTGAACAATGCAGAGCTGATGGTCTCAGATCCTTCCACTACAGCCCTCAGTGACCGGGTCATACGAGCTACCTGATCGCCGCATTCGTCTATCCCATCGACTACAATAAAGACTTTTTCATAGATTTCGGATATGCATCcaacaagttcaacaagatcgTCCAGCCTTGGCTGTGTGGGGAGCTTGTCATCCGGATGGAGCATGTCGAAGTATTCTTCGAGCAGATCAAAGGCTTCTTCACCTTGGAGACCAAGCTGGACTGCAAGGGCTGCCAGAATGTTTTCAGGCAGGCAAGAGTCTGGGTTCTTATAGTCGCAGAACGCAAAGCAGACTGCTGTAAGATCGTCACTCTGCTCAAGAACAGTCTCAATGACAAGTCCACACAGAACAGTCTTTCCGCTGCCTGGAAAGAGGTTAGTAGACCTACAACCTGATGAAGCATTGTAACTTACCTGGAATTCCGCTAAGCCACAATTTCGAGTTTGATCCATTCTTCCACTTTTCAAACGTAGAATCGTCGCTAGTAAGCCAAGACCCAGTAGCTTCATGTCGCAGCTCGCGGCTAACATCGAGATAGTCCTGAGGATTCACGCGTAGAAAGAAGTTCATGACCTCTTTGCGTCTCTTGTTAAGCTCAACTCGAGTCTCAAAACTGATCCTCCTTTCGATCATGTTATGGATTTCATCCTGCTTAGCCAGACTCTTCATCAAAGCGTCCATACTGTCTGCGGAGAGTGCCAAGTGAAGATTGGCGCGATGATTCGCGAGATCAGCCACCAAATCTTTCGTTTCCTGTAGTGAGAATGGCCATTTTAATCTTCGAACAAAACGTCTCGCTGACTTGCCACCATCAAAGTCAGACAGTGCTTTGTGAAGCTTGCTATTGATCTCCTTCAACGTCTTCTCACACGACTCAAGATGCTGTGGTTTGAGCGCCGAATTCGAGTCTCGGTCTTCCAATGCCGAAGCCAACAATCTCAGGTTTTCAAAAATTCCAGCGAGATCTCTTGTCTGGCTGGCAAGTTCTTGGGCTTTTGACGGAGCATCTTTGGCTTCCTTGCAGAACTTGGTCACTTGTTTAAAGACAGACCCTGTAAGTTGCACAAGACCAGCGATACTAGCGGCTAAACCAACGGCCTCAGCCATCTTTGAGCCGTGACGTGTAAGATAACCGCGGAAATAGTGATCGTGAATAATATTTGAGGGGTATTTGAAAAATAAGCTGCAGTCAGCTGTTTCTTGAACAGATGGATCAGAGTGGCGAAGCTGGTGATTAGATAATCCAATCATATCATGTCTACCATTTCACCCCACAGATCTGACAGCTTGACAGGGATCATGACCAAGTGCAGCAGAGGAGAGAGTGATTGAAGGTCTGAAGATACCTCGCTCTTGAGAACCACCTGGCGAGAGTTGAGCATCATCAGGTCATTTGACGGAGACAAAAGATGACATTGATGAAGCCATCCCTATCTAATGTGCTCGTAAAAACGAGGCTTCTAGTCCGATATTACGAGGACAAATCGTAATCTGTACTTCACAAACCAACTAGTTAAGCATTTATTAACAATTCGTGACCCCAGCATCAACGGTTGTTAATTCGTGTCGGTTAGAGTCAATATCTCTTACGGGGTGTCCAATCGCGTCGAAGCAAGAGCAATCATCTTCCACTTCCTCTGTACACAACGGGGACGGTTCCCAAAGCAGGAGCTATTGCCAACCAAGCAATGACCTTCCGATAGATACATAACAACTGCGACTGTTTGATTGTCATTTCTAACCtgaacatcatcaccatcatcagccCTCTCAGTATCAGGGTCATCATCAGGgtcatcaccagcatcaacCCTCTTGCTCAAACGCTACAAGCTTTATCAGTTATTTTTATTCTCACTTCGCCTGTACACCCCTCCCACCCACTGCCGCAATGCGCTGTCTTCACCTTCTGGCACTTTGTGGTATGAACCCCACCGAACAATTCTGCAGACCCGTCTCTGACCACCTGCTCCTCAGGCTTTCCATTAGCTTTATCTTGCCCTTCGGATCCTCGTATCAAAGCCGACATACGTGCTGATACCAACCGCGACGGACAAGTCGACCTCGACGGCTTTTCGGACACGAATGGCAAGACGCGATGGACTGAAAAGTCCGGTGCCATTTTCCTCCCCAACATTGGCGATACGGGTCGACGCTGCTCCAAGCACGCTCTCACGGTTCATGCTCTCACTTATCAGGCGGCCAGCAAcgaggagcttgacgagTGCAACAAGGAGCTTGACGATTGCAACGATGCTTCTGACAACACCCAGAGATCCCCCGAATATCTTGCACCCCTCAAGACCGTCCCCATCACAACCCTCTTCGAAAACGCAAACGGTACCGTTACAGTTCCCGATGCGACACAGCGAAAGTTCGTACGTatcttccagaagcaggGCAAGGACTGGGTTTACATCGACAACAACCATACTTTCTCTCAACAGGAGCTGCAAGCtggtcttgaccttggcatTGATGCTCGTGATACCAGACGTCCCGACGTTTGGGATGGACGTGTCACTGTTCGCTTCACCGTTCAAGTCGGAGATACCAAGTCATCTGACACGATCATGTTACGTGTTGCACCCGTGCTCACGCACCATCATCTCCAAAAGGTCGAACAAGTCCTCGCCAGCCAGGACAACGACAACCCTTATCTTGTCTACTTCACCAACATCCTCGCCTCAattgtcaaggctgctggcTTGAAGAAAGATCTGTACCTATTCAACGAAAGAAGTGGCAAATGGGTCCAAGACTTTGTTGAGCCAGGCTACGCAAGCATGCCTGGTCCGAATGGAACAGTATCTATCCGGATCATGATTCGGTGTCCCGGCGATGAGCGAGAGGGTGGTAGACAACTCTTTCTGTATTTCCGAAAGGCTGGAGTTGGTGCAGTCCAGCATCTCGGTAAAAACGCCTCTAATATCGATGCCGGTGGCAACATCGAAGCCATTCCTCCCTACACCTTCAAGGGCAAGAGCTGGCCAGCTGGGCGTCTCGTCCATGGCAAGGATGACACCGAAAAGCACCATATTCTTTCTTAccttgaagctcaagagacACAGAAGCCCCTTCTGCTCGATACTGCCTGGCTCTCAGTCGGTCATGTCGATGAGTTCCTCCAGTTCATTCCCACTAAGAACAAGCGAGGTTGGGTTGCAGTCATCAGTGATCCTCGATTAGctatcaagcttcttgaagacGAGCAAAAGGCCGGGCATGGATCGCTCCCCGCCATTTCACGCAAGGACGATATTGACTACGAGATACCTACCATCACCCAATTATTGGGCAGTATGGGGTTTATGAAGCTGAACAAAGAGTGCGCTCAGCGAATCGACGGCAACATCAAGATTCTGAGGCGGGAAATTGGACTTGCTGATGAGGACATCATTCGCATTCCAGCTTTGTTCAATAGAGAAGACTCCTCTGAAGGTGATGGCTCGAAACTCGAAGTCGGGGCATTCTACCCTACTATCATAAACAACCTCGTTCTTACTAGTTATAACACTTGCGTTGCACCTAACCCATGGGGTCCAGTTGTCGAGGGTAAGGATGTCCTTGCTAAGGTAATTAGCGACACGTATGCCAAGGTTGGGATGAAGATCAAGTTTATCGATGACTGGGATAGTCATCATGAGGATCAAGGGGGAGTTCATTGTGGCACCAACTCAATTCGAGACATGTCTGCCCGGTGGTGGTGATTACGTTGCGTTACGGAATCAAATGGACCTTTGGTAATCCGCCTTTGTTGtaaatagtattttattCTTATGCCACATTATTAGCTCCTTTTATACCTCCTGGCCCTCGAGTAATTCTATACTCTTGTGATCTACAATCGCCGCGCAGTGTCGTTCCACCATGGCATCGACAATTTCGCGGCTCTGCATCAGCGGTCCAGCAAGCGCCCACGCAAATCCGTGAAAGATCTATCGTCGATACTCTTCCAAAACATCCTCAATCCCACGTTTCGGGCCGCCCGTGTGCTTCAGGGCGCTGAGGTAAGACTGCAAGAGGTCTTTCTCATGAGCGCGGCGATCTCGAATTAACATTGAGCCGCCGATGAAGGTAAGCAACATCATGCAAGGCTGAAGCAGCGTGACTGGCCTGCCAGTCAAGGAAGCCAGGTTCTCCAGTGGGTGATATGAACGTGTTTCCAATGTGTGCATCACCATGAACGATGCACTTCATTTTGGAGTCTGATGCCCAAAGAGCCTTGAAAGCCGCCGTCATGCGCTCCCGATCCTCCATAAGCTTAGGAACTGGAGGTCTCGCACCTGGAGCAAATCGTTTGTCCCATTCTTCTGGCGCCAACAATCCCACGACTGCATCTCTGATTGAAACAGTTTCGCTCACAGAGGGAATCCCTTCACCTGTATCCCCCCAGGTGCTGGCATGGAGGGTAGCTAACTGCTCGACACTCATCCTCGCCCTCTCAACTGGCCATGTCTCAAGGGGGCTACCAAATGTGTAGCCCTGAGCTTTGAGATCGTTCATTACAACAATGCCCTGTCCATTCACAGTATCTGTGCCAGCATACGATACCGGTGGAAGAGGGATCTTGAGCCTTGGGGCAAGGTAGTAGTAGAACTCAGCTTCAAGCCGGTAGATGGCGTAGAGGAAAGGCAGAGACTCTCGATTGTCGGGATTGAAACCGCCTTTGACGCAAACATTACTGGCGCTGTCATCGGTATCATTCTCGAACATTAATTTGATTCAGATTTCGGATGCCGTTCCATGGATCGTCTCGATGACTTCAACATTTTGGAcatgcttgttgagaatCCAAGTGAACCAGTGCTTCGTAAGCTCATCGACCGTGAGCGGCAACGGCTCGTTCGATTATATGATGCCGTTCACTTTGTCTGCACTTGAAGGCATGATGATTGTAATTTGCAATCCGCAACAAGGCCGGCTTCACTGCATTGAAGAGTGGGGTTGCTTACCTGTCTGGACACATAAGCATTGCAAAAGTCCTTCGACATCCTTGGCCATCAATGCATATCTGACACGTTAGTAATAGGCTAGGATTACATTTGGCAGCGCTCTGCTGATTTTTGCGGGGATTGGGTCACCCGATAACTCTGGGATGCAAAGTTTCGACATTCTCAAGAGTCCACTGACGGTGAATGATACCTTATGGGTatgtgaagatgaggaagtCTATTATGGGCATGGTAATATTCCCAATCTCCTGGCTTCGAATGTGACCTCTTGTCATTCCTGATCACTATGCATGAGTATCTCATAACGTATGCTCGATCCCAAAGGGGAATTcaatcaagttcaaggtcgGTTTCGGCATCACAAGGAATAAACAACGTAGACCAGTCGCATTAGTGATCCACGGCAGCTTATCCCGGAAACCGTCGGTGAATGAGTCACCGAGCCACGACAAATGGGGAAGGCTTGTTGGGTGCGGGGAAAACGACTGACCTAATACAGCCTGACCAGCAAAATTGCAGTGAATCTGAACCTCCAACACCATTTATAACCTGCGCTAACTCGTGCCTCGCCTCGCGTTGTCTCTCTCTATATACACTGCAGAAAGGCGTCAATAGAATATACGGCCATTTTCCCTTCTCATATCTCATCATGACACCAACAATTGAAGAACTACTAAAGGAATACGACTTTGATCCTTCCCTCATCGACAGGATTGCATTTCGCAAACACAAACAACCTATCGCCATTGTTGAACCCGATCCAAAATGGCCAGAGCATTTCGCCCGTGCAAAAGCGCGCATCGAATCCGCCATCGGCGATACAGCAGTGTCCATCAACCACGTTGGCTCTACCAGCATCCCAGGTCTGCCAGCAAAAGCTGTAATCGACATTGACCTAACCGTCAAAGACATCAACGACGAAGCGTCCTACGCAAATGCACTTGAGAATGCTGGCTTCCATTTTCTTGTAAGAGAACCCGAGTGGCATGGACACCGCTTCTTCTGCGACTACGAACCCGTGCCGACGAATCTGCATGTTTGGGGTCCTGGATGCCCCGAGGTGGTGAGACACAAGATCTTTGCAGATTGGCTGAGGAAGAATGAGGACGATAGGAAAGCTTATGAGAATATCAAGAGGGAGGCTGCGAAGGCGAGTGCTGAGAACGGGGAGGATGTTATGGAGTATAATAATAGGAAGCAGAACGTCATTCGTGAGATTCTGCAGAGGGCGTTTAAGGATTTGGGATACCTGTAGCGCATGCCAGCATCTTGCTCTGGGACTAATGATGGATTGCAGGCGAGAAAGCAATTGAATATTAGGCGAGATCAAAAAGGTTACAAGAGCTGATTTGGTGATCCCTCCAAAAGGAATTCAAGAGTTTGGCAGTACCACTTTGCAAACGCTTGAAGATACTACCAGCGAGTTGTCATGAACTCATTATCTTAAGATCGAGCTCAAGTTGAAGCATGCTGGACGGATGTTGCCGTGAAGTTCTTGTGATACCTTCCAATTCGAGCCTAGGTTTCAGCT
It encodes:
- a CDS encoding ankyrin repeat-containing domain protein, which translates into the protein MAEAVGLAASIAGLVQLTGSVFKQVTKFCKEAKDAPSKAQELASQTRDLAGIFENLRLLASALEDRDSNSALKPQHLESCEKTLKEINSKLHKALSDFDGGKSARRFVRRLKWPFSLQETKDLVADLANHRANLHLALSADSMDALMKSLAKQDEIHNMIERRISFETRVELNKRRKEVMNFFLRVNPQDYLDVSRELRHEATGSWLTSDDSTFEKWKNGSNSKLWLSGIPGNGKTVLCGLVIETVLEQSDDLTAVCFAFCDYKNPDSCLPENILAALAVQLGLQGEEAFDLLEEYFDMLHPDDKLPTQPRLDDLVELVGCISEIYEKVFIVVDGIDECGDQVARMTRSLRAVVEGSETISSALFSRKEEEIREQLSEEFEHIEVSAHVKDLKDYTLAEVSRRKVLKNIERTNPDLYKDILHALVHGAQGMFRWVACQIDHICNLPNNKARRKALSELPPTLNETYDRVLQRVMQCPPQTQDCIRRALQWTALGSPKMNIASLCEAVSFQEGMDVFEADDIIEPEIISRNCGCLLRKSLDGNYFEFAHFTVLEYLERTEVGDFQYSEVTAYQSFVQASIGYLLLPHFDRVPTIIDTVEEAYAKERNQKHPFYKFATYTPLGVQGSTSTYPMHLKVMEEEPVLELLKRLFDIHKTGNFRAWAHTVLSGGQNELSTMHQLSNGPLHFAVLILSPKLCQFLIDSGVDVNVVRDNSTPLAMTIALKDEGFLGGKMKDPQVIDCMIRTINVLLDNGADTAFPIMGHSCMAYAIDSLDSHYLLQFIRPTSAVPEDAVTAFSNFEWKGESDDLVLKAILKLAVGEEACPQWQPLASTALSFSRGRGLKLPSMAPSSTSYNYSDLEYRQALEIASRFGLVEELSTLISDPRYGSAIVKPTDFELLSAATRSTSANKGKIIEMLLESGIDPNVCSTAGQNCLHISCESNSADVASVLLSRGVNPGSKDENGQTSWHAACYNGHEEVITLLQKEDGNVSENLATLDKDGRTPFSAALYKGHIKPALALLEILPGEANYYVSKSPTMQDVAITGSLELLTALRDKRIADFEISSSESTPMHHLYATCTPEFARCLTEFYDPFCADSAGKFPFQLFFERWLAHNVPENLDKTIPLDPEMLKILIPKDHEFSNAGEVKHAWQLVCAGLGVEEICCKVDIFVPGECYYYFSRDLATLFNHGVLSSYESTRKISGLVPLFGSLKYWTRYHFCSTSILALLSQVMDSSKFNISLQAVDDSYLFFNLAMSRASPEVIVKLIDLGVDLHRRVPEDMSSSPTSLFETACGEANIETFKAILENVTSQSINAVGLTGQSPLELVVKGSSLDKTSLIKALDEKGLVHSTIAPATPLIIEAAKQNDLSLVKCLSDIGHDPFAVDSHGWGIPQWAITNRQLDILKWIVEKSSSTSQWQLAPCATWTSTDEAKTRKQILDHEVSLLHFSADLPDFLSYFFDNHFFDINISTPYGRTVLHYAAMRGSMACCLMLLDQGINLSAQDHEGKLAVDYALETGFNELASLLLASGSPLPRGQVAATGDMIKDLTSNEGLKLARRRVFEDSIMNGNLEQCKIAVSQGCLINQPLPSCHSCPPIFTAIRAQKPVIVNWLLDEGASTNSCFCKRHTTLNLFSHAVIAMDSSSFIEKLLSTALKSRSITHLQLVGAICQTIGKNNLNVLKLIMSQFRENINEYYNAWNGGLDSTLDGDTAEQFKSALINCHNPVGFLNRTPLQAAASVGNAEMVKFLIHQGANVHAFDQRHDTPLIIAAGNNHVLVVRELLRHNAFVETRNMYGNTAMSLAVFMGHLDTVKILAEERPSSLQYRSIEGSNLLCRAAQGSSSLATFKYLLSKGLNIHYESDDGIPMLAFPLLQGKYVDYLSHSRWLDGPLPAHPPNPDSILNGAITFCTTSQIKRLYKSLPPQDAGVLLNMRSRYQGSPLCLAVCRFDANTTSLLVDLGADVNRVGSWFGTPLMCAISIGNFELVKLLVRRGACLEYTDENGDMVSGVKSSLPYPEITRWLLVGRFQDQKKLRDHAFNGECVIRPWSGKRQYSTILKGSYGRRREESTLDYCIRLAGLRRM
- a CDS encoding kinase-like domain-containing protein, with translation MFENDTDDSASNVCVKGGFNPDNRESLPFLYAIYRLEAEFYYYLAPRLKIPLPPVSYAGTDTVNGQGIVVMNDLKAQGYTFGEGIPSVSETVSIRDAVVGLLAPEEWDKRFAPGARPPVPKLMEDRERMTAAFKALWASDSKMKCIVHGDAHIGNTFISPTGEPGFLDWQASHAASALHDKDLLQSYLSALKHTGGPKRGIEDVLEEYRR
- a CDS encoding grpb/dephospho-CoA kinase translates to MTPTIEELLKEYDFDPSLIDRIAFRKHKQPIAIVEPDPKWPEHFARAKARIESAIGDTAVSINHVGSTSIPGLPAKAVIDIDLTVKDINDEASYANALENAGFHFLVREPEWHGHRFFCDYEPVPTNLHVWGPGCPEVVRHKIFADWLRKNEDDRKAYENIKREAAKASAENGEDVMEYNNRKQNVIREILQRAFKDLGYL